The window TCCCGCTTGACGTCCCACCGTCGGAACCGGCTGCTCCTGGTCCTGCTGCTGGCGTCCGGCTCGTGCGCCTGCTCCTCGTCGAAGAGCGTCTTCCCCTCCAGCGGAAGCCTTGCCCTGGACACCGTGGACAGCGGTCTCACCGCGCAGTTGGCTGCCGCGCAGGCGAACCAAGTCGTGAGGTGGACTCTGGCCTCCGCCAAGGTGGACATTGAGGGATTCGGAACGCACGACTTCCTCGGCGTCTCCCCCTGCACGCACACGTACAACATCCTCGCCCCGACGACGCTCGAGGCCGCTTGCAGCGGCTCGAATCTCGTTCTGGGGACCGCGGGCGGGACGCGGACCGCCACGGTGCGCCTGGTGATCTCGGCGATGGAGGTTCGCCGGGCCTTCCGACCGAATCTCCCCTCCACCGGGGACTACGACGGGGACGGGATCCCCAACGGGACCGACAACTGTCCGATGGTGCCCAACCCCGACCAGGCGCTGTCCGCGGACGGTACCTCGGGATCCGCCTGCGCGGTCGTGGACGCCTCCACGGGCTCGACGGAGCTCGATTCCGACGGGGACGGGATCGTCGATGGTTTCGACGACTGCGTCTGGGTGCCGAACGCGAGCCAGACGGACTCGGACGGGGACGGCATCGGGGACGTCTGCGAACAGGTGGCCCACGTGGTCCTCGGGCCGGGATCTGTCAAGCTCGACTTGACCCCCGTGGCCTTGCCCGATCGTCCGGGGGCGGTCTCGACGTTGACCGTGGACTTCGACGACCG is drawn from Terriglobia bacterium and contains these coding sequences:
- a CDS encoding thrombospondin type 3 repeat-containing protein, coding for MEVRRAFRPNLPSTGDYDGDGIPNGTDNCPMVPNPDQALSADGTSGSACAVVDASTGSTELDSDGDGIVDGFDDCVWVPNASQTDSDGDGIGDVCEQVAHVVLGPGSVKLDLTPVALPDRPGAVSTLTVDFDDRKTLVGCDAGFTRCSLNPQAILVTVP